A single Thermoanaerobacterales bacterium DNA region contains:
- a CDS encoding nucleotide pyrophosphohydrolase — MEISEMQAVVDRYIDQYEEGYFHPLTMLARLAEEVGELAREVNHRFGQKPKKPGEPPGDLALELADILFIIACFANAQGINLEEAFKRTMDKYRTRDHDRWTPRF; from the coding sequence GTGGAAATCAGTGAGATGCAGGCGGTGGTGGACCGCTACATCGACCAGTATGAAGAGGGCTATTTCCACCCCCTGACGATGCTCGCCCGCCTGGCTGAAGAGGTCGGGGAACTCGCCCGCGAAGTCAACCACCGCTTCGGGCAAAAACCGAAGAAGCCGGGCGAGCCTCCCGGAGACCTGGCCCTGGAGCTGGCCGACATCCTGTTCATCATCGCCTGTTTCGCCAACGCCCAGGGGATCAACCTGGAAGAAGCCTTCAAGCGCACCATGGACAAGTACCGCACGCGTGACCACGACCGCTGGACGCCCAGGTTTTAA
- a CDS encoding DUF1015 domain-containing protein yields MATIVPLCGLRYNPELIPGLAAVVTPPYDVIGPEAQERYYDRSPHNIIRLEYGKTFPGDNEDNNRYTRARDTLAAWQQEGVLLREHRPAIYLYEQEFTVAGRVYRRRGFFCGVALTPFSEGQVLPHEETLPKAKEDRLNLLRACRANFSPVFGLYTDESMATDRILREAAAAEPDTVFTDEEGHVHRLWVISAPEPINRLVSALRPRRIYIADGHHRYETALAYAQEHPEPGLHHNVLMVLVNLYDPGLVILPTHRLARAVRTCPSPDLLAALAPLFTVESFAGKPAEFFRRLRELGRHSFGLYAGAGNLYYLTLRPGADLRALMPAGRSPAWQQLDVAILHHLILEPHLGIGAGERARQGGPITYTREEEQALARVDRGEYTHAFFLNPTSVQEMVDVAEAGDRMPQKSTYFYPKLITGLVINAF; encoded by the coding sequence TTGGCCACCATCGTCCCGCTATGCGGGCTACGCTACAACCCCGAACTGATCCCCGGTCTTGCCGCCGTCGTCACCCCGCCCTACGACGTAATCGGGCCCGAGGCCCAGGAACGTTACTATGACCGGAGCCCCCACAACATCATCCGCCTCGAATACGGCAAAACCTTCCCCGGTGATAATGAGGACAACAACCGCTACACCCGCGCCCGCGACACGCTGGCCGCCTGGCAACAGGAAGGCGTCCTGCTCCGTGAGCACCGCCCGGCGATCTACCTTTACGAACAGGAGTTCACGGTCGCCGGCCGCGTTTACCGGCGCCGGGGCTTCTTCTGCGGCGTCGCGCTCACCCCTTTCAGCGAGGGGCAGGTCCTGCCCCACGAAGAGACACTGCCGAAGGCCAAGGAAGACCGCTTAAATCTCCTGCGCGCCTGCCGCGCCAACTTCAGCCCGGTCTTCGGCCTCTACACCGACGAATCCATGGCCACGGACCGGATTCTCCGGGAGGCGGCCGCCGCGGAACCCGACACCGTCTTCACCGATGAAGAGGGCCATGTCCACCGGCTGTGGGTGATCTCCGCGCCGGAGCCGATCAACCGCCTGGTATCGGCCCTGCGCCCCCGGCGGATCTACATCGCCGACGGTCACCACCGCTATGAAACGGCCCTGGCCTACGCGCAGGAACACCCGGAACCGGGGCTCCACCATAACGTCCTGATGGTCCTCGTCAACCTCTATGACCCGGGGCTGGTCATTCTGCCCACGCACCGCCTCGCGCGCGCCGTGCGGACATGCCCGTCGCCGGACCTCCTGGCCGCCCTGGCGCCCCTCTTCACGGTCGAAAGCTTCGCCGGCAAACCGGCGGAGTTCTTCCGCCGGCTGCGCGAGCTGGGCCGCCACTCCTTCGGCCTCTACGCGGGAGCAGGCAACCTGTACTACCTGACCCTGCGCCCCGGGGCGGACCTGCGCGCCCTGATGCCGGCCGGCCGTTCTCCGGCCTGGCAGCAGCTGGATGTCGCCATCCTGCATCACCTGATCCTTGAGCCGCACCTGGGCATCGGCGCCGGGGAACGGGCCCGCCAGGGCGGTCCCATCACCTACACCCGCGAGGAAGAGCAGGCCCTGGCCCGCGTCGACCGTGGCGAGTATACCCACGCTTTCTTCCTCAACCCGACCAGCGTCCAGGAGATGGTCGACGTCGCCGAGGCCGGGGACAGGATGCCCCAGAAGTCCACCTACTTCTACCCCAAGCTGATCACCGGCCTCGTCATCAACGCCTTTTAA
- the hypD gene encoding hydrogenase formation protein HypD, producing the protein MPSRVLEELRDPAISRGLLAKVTALAEQAAEKLGRRAVFMEVCGTHTVAISRAGLRSLLSDYVDLRSGPGCPVCVTDYEDIDRMVAFAREPGITVGTFGDMVRVPGSLASLEREKARGADVRVFYSPADAVDWAAAHPEKQVVFLGVGFETTAPTVALSVAMARAKGVKNYSVFSAHKVVPPAMRALVADPELALDGFILPGHVSAIIGRRAFDFIAAEYGLPAVVCGFEAVDIVDTLHRLLTQVLQGEARVENSYTRVVREEGNRRAQAVMAEVFAIGDASWRGIGVIPGSGMYLKDELADFDAARRFTLEVPPPRIPKGCLCGALMKGLLTPRDCRLFGTACTPTHPVGPCMVSSEGACAAYYQYEQR; encoded by the coding sequence ATGCCCAGCCGGGTGCTTGAGGAACTGCGTGATCCCGCCATCAGCCGGGGGCTTCTGGCGAAAGTCACCGCCCTGGCCGAGCAGGCGGCGGAGAAGCTGGGCCGGCGGGCTGTGTTCATGGAGGTCTGCGGCACCCACACCGTGGCTATCTCCAGGGCCGGCCTGCGCAGCCTTCTGAGCGACTACGTGGACCTGCGCAGCGGTCCCGGCTGCCCGGTCTGCGTCACGGATTATGAAGACATCGACCGCATGGTGGCCTTCGCCCGGGAGCCGGGGATCACCGTCGGCACCTTCGGCGACATGGTCCGCGTCCCCGGGAGCCTTGCCTCCCTGGAGCGGGAGAAGGCGCGGGGCGCCGACGTGCGCGTCTTCTACTCCCCGGCCGACGCCGTTGACTGGGCGGCGGCCCATCCGGAGAAGCAGGTGGTCTTCCTCGGCGTGGGCTTCGAGACCACGGCGCCGACGGTCGCCCTGAGCGTGGCCATGGCCCGCGCGAAAGGAGTTAAGAACTACAGCGTCTTCTCGGCGCACAAGGTCGTGCCGCCGGCCATGCGCGCCCTGGTCGCCGACCCGGAACTGGCCCTGGACGGCTTTATCCTTCCGGGGCACGTCAGCGCCATCATCGGGCGGCGGGCCTTCGACTTCATCGCCGCCGAATACGGCCTGCCGGCCGTGGTCTGCGGCTTCGAGGCGGTGGACATCGTCGACACCCTGCACCGGCTGCTGACGCAGGTGCTGCAGGGCGAGGCGCGGGTGGAGAACAGCTACACCCGCGTGGTGCGCGAGGAGGGCAACCGGCGCGCCCAGGCCGTCATGGCCGAGGTCTTCGCCATCGGGGACGCCTCCTGGCGGGGGATCGGCGTGATCCCCGGGAGCGGAATGTATCTCAAGGATGAGCTGGCCGACTTCGACGCCGCGCGCCGCTTCACCCTGGAGGTACCGCCGCCACGCATCCCGAAGGGCTGCCTCTGCGGCGCCCTGATGAAGGGCCTGCTCACGCCGCGGGACTGCCGGCTGTTCGGGACGGCCTGCACCCCCACCCACCCGGTGGGGCCCTGCATGGTTTCGTCGGAAGGGGCCTGCGCGGCCTATTACCAGTACGAGCAGCGGTAG
- a CDS encoding winged helix-turn-helix domain-containing protein, whose protein sequence is MVFFKLPNTYMVLVYGDPVHLHRQLAGLIKHVCLADRKVICCIPEPLSRALAGEFGEIVNRRLFFLVLEEYRVWYAGEPYLVRRNAEAIARGALAEGRTGAALVEVEYPPGERGPYGLSWPVREKVIQAIAGLPLSVFCFRPAGVPPATDKGTDGLPGAHGPGDTLNRAGLILDRASGLVKVYGRPVKLSPMESRLLWFLASHPGRVFSRRELLQAVWGYSYGDQTVAAHIHHLRRKIEPDPARPVFIKTVRGVGYRFTP, encoded by the coding sequence ATGGTCTTCTTTAAACTCCCGAACACCTACATGGTCCTTGTCTACGGGGATCCGGTCCATCTTCACCGTCAACTGGCCGGGCTGATCAAGCATGTGTGCCTGGCCGACCGGAAGGTTATCTGTTGCATACCGGAGCCGTTAAGCCGCGCGCTGGCGGGAGAGTTCGGGGAGATCGTCAACCGCCGGCTGTTTTTCCTTGTGCTCGAGGAATACCGTGTCTGGTATGCCGGTGAGCCGTATCTGGTAAGGCGCAACGCGGAGGCGATCGCCCGCGGGGCCCTGGCCGAGGGGCGAACGGGCGCCGCCCTGGTTGAGGTGGAATACCCGCCGGGGGAACGGGGGCCGTACGGCCTGAGCTGGCCGGTAAGGGAGAAAGTCATCCAGGCCATCGCCGGCCTGCCTTTGTCCGTTTTCTGCTTCCGCCCGGCCGGCGTCCCCCCGGCGACGGACAAAGGGACGGACGGTCTTCCAGGCGCTCACGGGCCCGGCGACACCCTCAACCGCGCCGGGCTGATATTGGACCGTGCAAGCGGGCTGGTAAAGGTGTACGGCAGGCCGGTCAAGCTCTCGCCTATGGAGTCGCGCCTCCTCTGGTTTCTCGCTTCCCATCCGGGCAGGGTCTTTTCCCGGCGGGAACTGCTGCAGGCCGTTTGGGGCTATTCTTACGGAGACCAGACGGTTGCGGCGCATATCCACCACCTGCGCCGGAAGATCGAGCCCGACCCGGCCCGCCCGGTGTTTATTAAAACCGTGCGCGGGGTGGGCTACCGCTTCACCCCCTAA
- a CDS encoding winged helix-turn-helix domain-containing protein, which yields MDLTGAAGVWAYSYFNDYGDLRRQVRAVVAHSVVGNHRIICSVPHSVAGLVFDQCLRLCGGRPVLMAPEDFRRWWGCESGATRRALEQAVSDALREGWQGLTVIIDADYTGMQDRLATIETGGLALGGRLSFFSFLGVLGASKLSLSLAVQKRLDLRPVLYMDRDSWEVEVLGRPVDLSPAEFDLLLLLARIPGRVVRYGELQIGTRGGAGRRTLAAHIYNLRKKIEPDPAHPALVKTVRGVGYRFALP from the coding sequence ATGGATCTGACCGGGGCCGCAGGTGTTTGGGCCTACAGCTACTTTAACGATTACGGTGACCTTCGGCGCCAGGTCCGCGCGGTTGTGGCCCATTCGGTAGTCGGCAACCACAGGATAATCTGCAGCGTTCCCCACTCGGTGGCGGGCCTGGTGTTTGACCAGTGCCTTCGCCTGTGCGGCGGGCGACCCGTTCTAATGGCCCCCGAGGATTTTCGCCGCTGGTGGGGTTGTGAATCCGGGGCAACGCGGCGGGCGCTGGAGCAGGCGGTCTCGGATGCCTTGCGGGAAGGGTGGCAGGGACTGACGGTAATCATAGACGCCGACTACACCGGGATGCAGGACCGGCTTGCGACTATCGAGACCGGTGGCCTGGCGCTCGGTGGACGGCTCAGCTTCTTTTCTTTCTTGGGGGTCCTGGGCGCTTCGAAACTGTCACTCTCTTTAGCGGTCCAGAAGCGCCTCGATTTGCGGCCGGTCCTATATATGGACCGGGACTCCTGGGAGGTCGAGGTGCTGGGGCGTCCGGTCGACCTTTCCCCGGCGGAATTTGACCTGCTCCTGCTGTTGGCCCGGATTCCCGGGCGTGTGGTACGCTACGGGGAATTGCAGATTGGGACCCGGGGTGGCGCCGGGCGGAGGACTCTAGCTGCACACATCTATAACCTGCGGAAGAAGATCGAGCCCGACCCTGCCCATCCCGCCCTGGTCAAAACGGTGCGCGGGGTCGGCTACCGGTTTGCCCTGCCGTAG
- a CDS encoding methyl-accepting chemotaxis protein — translation MKLSVGMKIGGGFFVVLLLLCVVAVQSALVMNQTISDSGEVEQRVVRLSLDYQIADAFKEASRDLRAYLLWGDQKYAEEFEEDIKNTQTLLEKRLNNCSTQARPKLEEVLSKVTEYDRHIDSEVLPLAVEGKYAEASAAAQSVNAYGTEVNQLLTELVAENETKTGKVVDNMRNAAAMSRSTIILVSSVALLIGLFLALFITRMITRPILATVREAGRIADGDLTGEELVVRTRDEIARLAEAFNHMRANLREIVGNMTRTSRQVAESASQLASQAEQTAAGANETASTMSEMASTVEQVTQNAQTVSEASEQAAGKAAEGAKGVEQVIGQMKTIEKATNETAEVINTLHQTSGQITQIVDLITHIADQTNLLALNAAIEAARAGEQGRGFAVVAEEVRKLAEQSANAAKEIYGLITTVQSESKKAVEVMAAGAAEVTAGSKVINEVGANIKAITAAIEDLARQVQEVAAAAEEMSAGVQNVAGTTEEQTAAMEEVSAATEELTALAGELDKLAARFRV, via the coding sequence ATGAAGCTATCCGTAGGCATGAAAATCGGTGGGGGATTCTTTGTTGTACTGCTGCTCCTGTGCGTCGTGGCCGTCCAGTCCGCCCTGGTCATGAACCAAACGATTTCAGATTCCGGAGAGGTGGAGCAGAGGGTGGTGCGGCTGAGCCTCGACTACCAGATTGCCGATGCTTTCAAGGAAGCATCAAGAGATTTACGTGCTTACCTGCTATGGGGTGACCAGAAATACGCTGAAGAGTTTGAAGAGGACATCAAGAACACCCAGACGTTACTGGAAAAGCGCCTTAACAACTGTTCCACCCAGGCCAGGCCCAAGCTGGAGGAAGTGCTCAGCAAGGTTACCGAATACGACCGTCATATTGACAGTGAGGTGTTGCCCCTTGCCGTGGAAGGGAAATATGCGGAAGCCAGTGCCGCCGCTCAAAGCGTAAACGCGTACGGCACCGAAGTGAATCAGCTCTTGACCGAACTGGTGGCGGAGAATGAGACGAAGACCGGGAAGGTGGTAGACAATATGCGGAACGCCGCCGCGATGAGCCGCTCCACCATCATCCTGGTCAGTAGCGTCGCCCTGCTGATCGGCCTGTTCCTGGCGCTTTTCATCACCCGGATGATCACCCGGCCGATCCTGGCCACCGTCCGCGAGGCGGGCCGTATCGCCGACGGCGACCTCACGGGCGAGGAACTGGTGGTGCGCACCCGGGACGAGATCGCCCGCCTGGCCGAGGCCTTTAACCATATGCGTGCCAACCTGCGGGAGATCGTCGGTAACATGACCCGGACCTCCCGGCAGGTGGCCGAGTCGGCCTCCCAGCTCGCCTCCCAGGCCGAGCAGACCGCCGCCGGAGCGAACGAAACAGCCTCCACCATGAGCGAGATGGCCTCCACTGTGGAGCAGGTGACCCAAAACGCCCAGACGGTGTCGGAGGCGTCCGAACAGGCTGCGGGCAAGGCCGCGGAAGGCGCAAAGGGCGTCGAACAGGTCATCGGGCAGATGAAGACCATTGAAAAGGCCACGAACGAAACGGCCGAGGTCATCAACACCCTGCACCAAACGTCCGGCCAGATCACCCAGATCGTGGACCTGATCACCCACATCGCCGACCAGACCAACCTCCTGGCCTTAAACGCCGCGATCGAGGCCGCCCGCGCCGGGGAGCAGGGCCGGGGCTTCGCCGTCGTCGCCGAGGAGGTGCGTAAGCTGGCCGAGCAGTCGGCCAACGCCGCCAAGGAGATCTACGGGCTGATCACCACCGTCCAGAGCGAATCCAAGAAGGCCGTGGAGGTTATGGCCGCCGGAGCGGCGGAGGTCACCGCCGGGAGCAAGGTGATCAACGAGGTCGGGGCCAATATCAAGGCCATCACCGCCGCCATCGAAGACCTTGCCCGCCAGGTCCAGGAGGTGGCCGCCGCCGCCGAGGAGATGTCGGCCGGCGTCCAGAACGTCGCCGGGACGACCGAGGAGCAGACGGCGGCGATGGAGGAGGTCTCGGCCGCCACCGAAGAGCTGACCGCCCTGGCGGGCGAGCTGGATAAGCTCGCGGCCCGGTTCCGGGTTTAG
- a CDS encoding metal-dependent phosphohydrolase, translated as MLSSAMQPNLALARLFFPDRTLEERLRSIPEYTDEYQPHTGEIVITGVIADGCYQHVVNCLHLLADLDQQGIPALVGVKRKSLVETLVFHDMGKIQPRLAVEDRVRPADVFEDGRRHAARSAAFAARDYRISDTVATLIRYHHHEEEELPATFPAQLKPAYRLVRLVDGLSAAITRRGACVRLEVRGYEIIVCEKNGHPGYDGCRVVDLLSGIVRAAEGKRGKEGR; from the coding sequence ATGCTCTCGTCCGCCATGCAGCCCAACCTTGCACTGGCCCGCCTGTTTTTCCCCGACCGTACCCTGGAAGAACGCCTGCGGTCCATCCCGGAATACACGGACGAATACCAGCCCCATACCGGTGAAATCGTCATTACCGGCGTCATCGCCGACGGCTGTTACCAGCACGTCGTCAACTGCCTGCACCTTCTGGCCGATCTCGATCAGCAGGGCATCCCGGCGCTGGTCGGGGTTAAGCGGAAATCCCTTGTCGAAACATTGGTCTTTCACGATATGGGGAAGATCCAACCGCGGCTGGCGGTCGAAGACCGTGTGCGCCCCGCCGACGTCTTCGAGGACGGCCGGCGGCATGCCGCCCGCAGCGCAGCCTTCGCCGCTCGTGACTACCGCATCAGCGATACCGTCGCCACTCTGATCCGTTACCACCACCATGAGGAAGAGGAGCTTCCCGCCACCTTCCCGGCTCAACTCAAACCCGCTTACCGCCTCGTCCGGCTGGTGGACGGGCTTTCAGCCGCCATTACCCGGCGCGGCGCCTGTGTTCGCCTGGAGGTGCGGGGGTATGAAATCATCGTCTGCGAGAAGAACGGGCACCCGGGTTACGACGGCTGCCGCGTGGTCGATCTTCTGTCGGGCATCGTCCGGGCCGCCGAGGGTAAACGCGGAAAGGAAGGGAGGTGA
- a CDS encoding chemotaxis protein CheW — MIQLSEAQLVIFEVGDNCYALDIADVHEILRVTEITPLPQMPPYMEGVINLRGKVLPVLNLRRRLGLDRIPVDQHTRIILVKSMDKLFGLIVDRVLEVNTYTEQEMEGPEAAGLNGNILRGIVKKPGAIWLVIDLEHVA; from the coding sequence GTGATTCAACTGTCCGAGGCGCAACTGGTTATCTTTGAAGTGGGCGATAACTGCTACGCGCTGGACATCGCCGATGTCCATGAGATCCTGAGGGTTACCGAAATAACGCCTCTCCCCCAAATGCCCCCGTACATGGAGGGGGTCATCAACCTTCGGGGCAAGGTGCTGCCCGTCCTGAATCTGCGCCGCCGCCTTGGTTTGGACAGGATCCCCGTGGACCAGCATACCCGGATCATCCTGGTCAAGTCCATGGACAAGCTCTTCGGCCTGATCGTCGACCGTGTCCTGGAAGTCAACACCTACACCGAACAGGAAATGGAGGGGCCGGAGGCGGCGGGGCTGAACGGCAACATACTGCGGGGCATCGTCAAGAAGCCCGGGGCGATATGGCTCGTCATCGACCTCGAGCATGTGGCGTAA
- a CDS encoding HypC/HybG/HupF family hydrogenase formation chaperone, producing MCLGIPGLVVEVDPETNTAVTDVFGVRRKVNTLLVGEVKLGEYLMVHTGFAIEKVDVEEAQERLKLWKEILADAQPGA from the coding sequence ATGTGTCTGGGAATTCCGGGGTTGGTTGTTGAAGTTGATCCGGAAACGAACACCGCAGTAACCGATGTTTTCGGGGTTCGGCGCAAGGTGAACACCCTTCTGGTGGGCGAGGTGAAGCTCGGAGAGTACCTGATGGTGCACACCGGCTTCGCCATCGAGAAGGTGGACGTGGAAGAGGCGCAGGAGCGCCTGAAGCTCTGGAAGGAGATCCTGGCCGATGCCCAGCCGGGTGCTTGA
- the hypF gene encoding carbamoyltransferase HypF produces MAAGTGKAEERGPVRYRVTIKGTVQGVGFRPFVYNLARAYGLRGTVLNASQGVVIEAEGEPAAAEAFLSAVRERPPRLARITGLQWETLPPAGYTDFSIITSEDTAEKEALVPPDVALCPDCARETFDPNDRHYRYPFTNCTNCGPRFTIVRDLPYDRPKTSMAEFPMCPDCAREYHDPGDRRFHAQPVACPACGPHIEVVDRDGRPVDGPWDTLTWEALAAGRIVAFKSLGGFHLVCDARNPEALRELRRRKGRDAKPFAVMARDLETVREYCFVSEGEAELLASPQAPIVVLQRRPEAILPDELAPGLKTLGVMLPYTPLHFLLFQGPFTLLVMTSGNYSELPLAKDNEAALEELGDIADLFVWHNRGIVNRCDDSLAMVVDGGVQLLRRSRGYVPQPVRVPVAGGPVVLGIGGEMKNTFCLLKKDQAFVSQHIGELDSVEGEENLFSSLLNFQRLIGVEPEVVGYDMHPDYRSSRLAGRIAARARYAVQHHHAHMLSCLAEHGRTGPAIGAILDGTGYGTDGTLWGFEILTGDDAGFKRALHLAPVPLPGGEQAVRHPWRTAVAYLVTHLGPADGERAARRLFADRGRDLDIVLKLVERGFNAPPSSGCGRFFDAAAALLGFHGRATYEGQAAVELAELVWDDPKDGLRQGSYPFAIQGEVIDPAGVVAGLLDDLDRGVTRETIAVRFHNTVLEMVREGVRRAAAATGLSQVALSGGTWQNRYLLSAARALLPKDGFEVLCHRRVPANDGGLCLGQAVIAYRRWERDVSGNSGVGC; encoded by the coding sequence TTGGCTGCAGGAACAGGTAAGGCGGAAGAACGGGGCCCGGTCCGGTACCGGGTAACAATCAAGGGCACGGTCCAGGGCGTCGGTTTCCGCCCCTTCGTCTATAACCTGGCGCGGGCGTACGGCCTGAGGGGCACCGTGCTGAACGCCAGCCAGGGCGTGGTCATCGAGGCCGAAGGGGAGCCTGCGGCCGCCGAGGCCTTCCTTTCCGCCGTGCGGGAGCGCCCGCCACGCCTGGCGCGGATCACCGGCCTGCAATGGGAAACCCTGCCGCCGGCCGGCTACACCGATTTCTCCATCATTACCAGCGAGGACACGGCCGAAAAGGAGGCCCTCGTGCCTCCGGACGTCGCCCTTTGCCCGGACTGCGCACGGGAGACCTTCGACCCGAACGACCGCCATTACCGCTACCCGTTTACGAACTGCACCAACTGCGGGCCGCGGTTCACTATCGTCCGGGACCTGCCCTACGACCGGCCGAAGACTTCGATGGCCGAGTTCCCGATGTGCCCGGACTGCGCCCGGGAGTACCACGACCCCGGTGACCGGCGCTTCCACGCCCAGCCGGTGGCCTGCCCGGCTTGCGGGCCGCACATCGAGGTCGTGGACCGCGACGGCCGCCCGGTGGACGGGCCCTGGGACACCCTGACGTGGGAGGCCCTGGCCGCGGGCCGTATCGTGGCCTTCAAAAGCCTGGGCGGCTTCCACCTGGTCTGCGACGCCCGCAACCCGGAGGCCCTGCGGGAACTCAGACGGCGCAAGGGCCGCGACGCCAAGCCCTTCGCCGTGATGGCCCGCGACCTGGAGACGGTGCGGGAATACTGTTTCGTGAGCGAAGGGGAGGCCGAACTCCTGGCGTCCCCGCAGGCGCCGATCGTCGTCCTGCAGCGGCGGCCGGAGGCGATACTGCCCGATGAACTGGCCCCGGGACTTAAGACCCTGGGGGTAATGCTGCCTTATACCCCTTTACATTTCCTGCTTTTCCAGGGTCCCTTCACCCTGCTGGTCATGACCAGCGGCAACTACAGCGAGCTGCCGCTGGCCAAGGACAACGAGGCCGCCCTGGAGGAGCTGGGCGACATCGCCGACCTGTTCGTCTGGCACAACCGCGGGATCGTCAACCGCTGCGACGACTCCCTGGCGATGGTCGTGGACGGCGGGGTGCAGCTCCTGCGCCGTTCCCGCGGCTACGTGCCCCAGCCGGTGAGGGTCCCGGTGGCCGGCGGCCCCGTGGTCCTGGGGATCGGCGGGGAAATGAAGAACACCTTCTGCCTGTTGAAGAAGGACCAGGCCTTCGTCAGCCAGCACATCGGCGAACTGGACAGCGTCGAGGGGGAGGAGAACCTCTTCTCCTCGCTCCTGAACTTTCAGCGCCTGATCGGCGTCGAGCCGGAGGTCGTCGGCTATGACATGCACCCCGACTACCGCTCCTCGCGCCTGGCGGGGCGGATCGCGGCGCGGGCGCGTTACGCGGTCCAGCACCACCACGCCCATATGCTCTCCTGCCTGGCCGAGCACGGCCGTACCGGGCCGGCCATCGGGGCGATCCTGGACGGTACGGGTTACGGCACCGACGGGACGCTGTGGGGGTTCGAGATCCTGACCGGGGACGACGCCGGGTTCAAGCGGGCCCTGCACCTGGCTCCGGTTCCTCTGCCGGGGGGCGAGCAGGCGGTGCGCCACCCGTGGCGGACGGCGGTAGCCTACCTGGTGACGCACCTGGGCCCCGCCGATGGAGAGCGCGCCGCGCGGCGGCTCTTCGCCGACCGCGGGCGGGACCTGGACATCGTCCTGAAGCTGGTGGAGCGGGGTTTCAACGCCCCGCCGAGTTCCGGCTGCGGGCGGTTCTTCGACGCCGCGGCGGCGCTCCTGGGCTTCCACGGGCGGGCGACCTACGAGGGCCAGGCGGCCGTTGAGCTGGCGGAACTGGTCTGGGACGACCCGAAGGACGGCCTGCGGCAAGGCTCCTATCCCTTTGCGATCCAGGGGGAGGTCATCGACCCGGCCGGGGTGGTGGCGGGCCTGTTGGATGACTTGGATCGCGGCGTCACGCGGGAGACCATCGCCGTGCGCTTCCACAACACCGTCCTGGAGATGGTCCGGGAAGGCGTCCGCCGTGCTGCGGCGGCGACCGGGCTTTCGCAGGTTGCGCTGAGCGGCGGAACGTGGCAGAATAGATACTTGTTGAGCGCCGCACGGGCGCTGTTACCCAAAGACGGCTTTGAGGTCCTGTGCCACCGGCGGGTGCCGGCCAACGACGGCGGGCTCTGCCTGGGACAGGCCGTGATTGCCTATCGGAGGTGGGAGAGGGATGTGTCTGGGAATTCCGGGGTTGGTTGTTGA
- the hypE gene encoding hydrogenase expression/formation protein HypE encodes MPDRNHAESNVILLAHGDGGRLTHELVTELFFRHLGNETLVQLTDAAALPVEEGMIALTTDSFVINPPFFPGGDIGKLAVCGTVNDLAVSGARPRYLTASFLIEEGLPVADLEKIVASMAVACARAGVRVVAGDTKVVARGQLDRIFINTTGVGIIPEGVDLGYHRLQPGDRVLVNGTMGDHGMAILAAREDFGFEHELVSDCAPLDGLARLLVEGLGDGLRLMRDLTRGGLATAVKEIAVSAGRDIRLEEEAVPVGRHVRGAAEMLGLDPFYLANEGKLMAVVAAERVNQALELMRGHEFGRQAAVIGEVDEGTGQVYLRTALGGTKHLDLLAGAPLPRIC; translated from the coding sequence ATGCCGGATAGAAACCATGCGGAGAGCAACGTGATCCTCCTGGCCCACGGCGACGGGGGCCGGCTGACGCACGAACTGGTGACCGAGCTTTTCTTCCGCCACCTGGGCAACGAGACCCTGGTACAGCTGACCGACGCCGCCGCCCTGCCCGTTGAGGAGGGAATGATCGCCCTGACAACGGACTCCTTCGTCATCAACCCGCCCTTTTTCCCGGGCGGCGACATCGGCAAGCTCGCGGTCTGCGGGACGGTCAACGACCTGGCGGTCAGCGGGGCGCGCCCGCGCTACCTTACGGCGTCCTTTTTGATCGAAGAGGGCCTGCCGGTCGCCGACCTGGAGAAGATCGTGGCCTCGATGGCCGTCGCCTGCGCCCGGGCCGGGGTGCGGGTCGTGGCCGGGGACACGAAGGTCGTGGCCCGCGGACAGCTGGACCGGATCTTCATCAACACCACCGGGGTGGGCATCATCCCGGAGGGGGTGGACCTGGGCTACCACCGCCTGCAGCCCGGTGACCGGGTGCTGGTCAACGGGACGATGGGCGACCACGGCATGGCCATCCTGGCCGCGCGCGAGGATTTCGGCTTCGAGCACGAACTGGTCAGCGACTGCGCCCCGCTTGACGGACTGGCCCGGCTGCTGGTCGAGGGCCTTGGGGACGGCCTGCGACTGATGCGGGACCTGACGCGGGGCGGCCTGGCGACCGCGGTGAAGGAAATCGCGGTCAGTGCCGGGCGGGATATCCGGCTGGAGGAAGAGGCCGTTCCCGTCGGCAGGCACGTCCGGGGCGCGGCGGAGATGCTCGGGCTGGATCCCTTCTACCTGGCGAACGAGGGCAAGCTTATGGCCGTCGTGGCCGCGGAACGGGTGAATCAGGCCCTGGAGCTGATGCGCGGCCACGAGTTCGGGCGCCAGGCGGCCGTCATCGGCGAGGTGGATGAAGGGACGGGGCAGGTCTACCTGCGCACCGCTCTCGGGGGGACCAAGCACCTGGACCTGCTGGCCGGCGCCCCCCTGCCGCGCATCTGCTAA